A stretch of the Candidatus Methylomirabilota bacterium genome encodes the following:
- a CDS encoding TonB family protein, translating to MLGRLGPALRRRRLPMAALTVSAIAHGTAAAALGLAILWGGFNTQKVYVVNLVPTIAAVGSPTAPPAPTPLPPRPATPAPTKPAAPVLPEPREARMPDPPKAPPSLPDASLPSSRLPPRPAAMPRPGEKELPPLAPPTERRPVTTAAKPAETPTEARPTPPPPAGTPTGSTSGTGVRTLDVTDFPHAWYLRQVLTKVEAAWQRQGQIAEPPQKPLVVVEIQRDGSIATPRIEKSSGNAFYDQAALRAIMEAKPFPPLPKEWTRPTLGVMFSFDLERGRG from the coding sequence ATGCTCGGCCGCCTCGGTCCCGCACTACGCCGCCGGCGCCTGCCGATGGCGGCGCTCACCGTGTCGGCGATCGCGCATGGCACCGCTGCGGCCGCTCTCGGGCTTGCGATCCTCTGGGGCGGCTTCAACACCCAGAAGGTCTACGTGGTGAACCTCGTGCCGACGATTGCCGCGGTGGGCTCTCCGACCGCCCCGCCGGCGCCGACGCCCTTGCCGCCGCGCCCCGCCACGCCCGCTCCCACCAAGCCGGCCGCGCCGGTGCTGCCGGAGCCGCGCGAGGCGCGCATGCCCGATCCGCCGAAGGCGCCCCCGAGCCTGCCCGACGCCTCGCTGCCGAGCTCGCGGCTGCCTCCCCGCCCCGCGGCGATGCCCCGTCCGGGGGAAAAGGAGCTGCCGCCGCTGGCCCCGCCGACGGAGCGCCGGCCCGTCACCACCGCCGCGAAGCCCGCCGAGACGCCGACCGAGGCACGGCCGACTCCCCCGCCGCCGGCGGGGACGCCCACCGGCTCGACGTCGGGCACCGGCGTGCGCACGCTCGACGTGACCGACTTCCCGCACGCCTGGTATCTGCGGCAGGTCCTCACCAAGGTCGAGGCGGCCTGGCAGCGGCAGGGACAGATCGCCGAGCCCCCGCAGAAGCCGCTGGTCGTGGTGGAGATCCAGCGTGACGGCTCCATCGCCACCCCACGCATCGAGAAGAGCTCGGGCAATGCCTTCTACGACCAGGCGGCGCTGCGCGCCATCATGGAAGCGAAGCCATTCCCGCCGCTGCCCAAGGAATGGACCCGCCCGACGCTGGGCGTGATGTTTTCCTTCGATCTGGAAAGGGGACGCGGATGA
- a CDS encoding biopolymer transporter ExbD encodes MAFRLESAEGTGSRARIGTSLSEINIIPLVDVILVLLLIFMLTAPLMHRGIDVALPKSSAKPTSVEERLVLTLTKEQTIYLNDKPVPVASLEPRLRDAIKDRSDKTIYLKADQGLQYGFVVETMDRIRRAGVEKLGMVTEPARER; translated from the coding sequence ATGGCGTTTAGGCTCGAGTCGGCCGAGGGCACGGGGAGCCGCGCGCGGATTGGCACCAGCCTGTCCGAGATCAACATCATCCCGCTCGTGGACGTCATCCTCGTGCTTCTGCTCATCTTCATGCTGACCGCCCCCCTCATGCACCGGGGCATCGACGTGGCACTGCCCAAGAGCTCGGCCAAGCCCACCTCGGTTGAAGAGCGGCTCGTGCTCACGCTCACCAAGGAGCAGACCATCTACCTCAACGACAAGCCGGTGCCGGTGGCGAGCCTCGAGCCGCGCTTGCGCGATGCGATCAAGGATCGATCGGACAAGACGATCTATCTCAAGGCCGATCAGGGGCTCCAGTACGGCTTCGTCGTCGAGACAATGGACCGGATCCGCCGCGCCGGCGTCGAGAAGCTGGGGATGGTCACGGAGCCGGCGAGGGAACGCTGA
- a CDS encoding MotA/TolQ/ExbB proton channel family protein, which translates to MPGNGSLNSSVMELVLNAGPVAKFVLLLLGLFSVVCWALIVEKWWEFRKIRRESMTFLRDFREGRHLASVFIAARKHRDSPLAQLYISGCQEAGGGVTGGEMLEHALAQAEDGLTTDRLDAVNRAMRRSASVEIARMERYLPFLATTASAAPFIGLFGTVWGVMSAFHGIGQQGSASLAVVAPGISEALIATAAGLGAAIPAVMGYNFFVNRVKHWAAEMDGFSLDFLNVLSRPAPKPAASAKDGV; encoded by the coding sequence GTGCCAGGAAACGGCAGCCTCAACTCGAGCGTGATGGAGCTCGTTCTCAACGCAGGGCCCGTCGCGAAGTTCGTCCTGCTCCTCCTGGGCCTGTTCTCCGTGGTCTGCTGGGCGCTCATCGTCGAGAAGTGGTGGGAGTTCCGGAAGATTCGCCGCGAGTCCATGACCTTTCTCCGTGATTTCCGCGAGGGCCGGCACCTGGCTTCGGTGTTCATCGCGGCGCGGAAGCACCGTGACAGCCCCCTCGCCCAGCTCTACATCTCGGGCTGTCAGGAGGCGGGGGGCGGCGTGACCGGCGGCGAGATGCTGGAGCATGCCCTCGCCCAGGCGGAGGATGGGCTCACAACCGACCGTCTCGACGCGGTCAATCGCGCGATGCGGCGCAGCGCCTCCGTCGAGATCGCCCGGATGGAGCGCTATTTGCCCTTCCTGGCCACCACCGCGAGCGCGGCGCCCTTCATCGGCCTGTTCGGCACGGTGTGGGGCGTGATGAGCGCGTTCCACGGCATCGGCCAGCAGGGGTCGGCCAGCCTCGCGGTCGTGGCGCCCGGTATCTCGGAGGCATTGATCGCGACCGCCGCCGGTCTCGGCGCGGCCATCCCCGCCGTCATGGGCTACAACTTCTTCGTGAACCGCGTGAAGCACTGGGCGGCGGAGATGGACGGCTTCTCCCTGGACTTCCTCAACGTCCTCTCGCGCCCGGCCCCCAAGCCGGCGGCGAGCGCAAAAGATGGCGTTTAG
- the lgt gene encoding prolipoprotein diacylglyceryl transferase, with protein sequence MFRSPGPIAFQLGPLSVRWYGILMALAMALGLWLAYRDAHRRGLDPESFLKAGELSLLGALVGARLYYVLFNLDYYSQFPRKILAVWEGGLAIHGGILGGLIVGGGYALRRRLPLLKFMDVAAPSLILGQAIGRWGNFFNEEAFGTPTTLPWKLYISPSHRPLLYAQSDFFHPAFLYESLWDLGVFLVLVLFLRRRLERAPGALFLAYLGLYSAGRFITEGIRTDPLMLGPLRVAQLVSLLGVAMAVVAVPLMLRRTRPTPT encoded by the coding sequence ATGTTCCGCTCTCCGGGGCCGATCGCGTTCCAGCTCGGGCCCCTCAGCGTACGCTGGTACGGCATTCTCATGGCCCTCGCGATGGCGCTGGGGCTCTGGCTCGCCTATCGGGACGCCCACCGCCGCGGCCTCGACCCCGAGAGCTTCCTCAAGGCCGGCGAGCTGAGTCTCCTCGGCGCGCTCGTGGGGGCGCGCCTCTACTACGTGCTCTTCAATCTGGACTACTACTCACAGTTCCCGCGGAAGATTCTCGCGGTCTGGGAAGGCGGCCTCGCCATCCACGGCGGCATCCTCGGCGGCCTGATCGTCGGCGGCGGTTATGCGCTGCGGCGGCGACTGCCCCTCCTGAAGTTCATGGACGTCGCGGCGCCGAGCTTGATCCTCGGCCAGGCCATCGGCCGCTGGGGCAACTTCTTCAACGAGGAAGCCTTCGGCACGCCCACGACGCTGCCGTGGAAGCTCTACATCTCGCCCTCGCATCGTCCGCTGCTCTACGCCCAGAGCGACTTCTTCCATCCGGCGTTCCTCTACGAATCGCTGTGGGACCTGGGGGTCTTTCTCGTGCTCGTTCTCTTTCTGCGGCGACGGCTCGAGCGGGCGCCGGGGGCACTCTTCCTCGCCTATCTGGGGCTCTACTCGGCGGGTCGCTTCATCACGGAGGGCATTCGCACCGATCCGCTCATGCTGGGTCCCCTGCGGGTGGCCCAGCTGGTGAGCCTGCTCGGTGTCGCCATGGCGGTGGTTGCGGTCCCGCTCATGCTCCGCCGCACCCGCCCCACGCCCACCTGA
- a CDS encoding MBL fold metallo-hydrolase: MHFAFLGTSGAVPSLGRDNTSIVFVSEGGAVLLDCGGSPIQKLLLAAVDPMALDRVIITHLHVDHCYGLPSLIRNLSLLGRRAPLRIACREEHAEPIRTLLGVFRLLGRADSFPIEIEPVSAIERAAVGVTGPFTITTSPNAHGAMPNLAVRIDAAGGPSVVYSSDTEPCAAVADLARHADTLIHDATFAEGEARHGVHSTAAQAGEVAARAGVRRLILAHIGFPHHEALAELATEARGRFDGEVEVAEEFVPYPL, translated from the coding sequence GTGCACTTCGCGTTCCTCGGCACTTCGGGGGCCGTGCCCTCGCTCGGCCGCGACAACACCTCGATCGTCTTCGTGAGTGAGGGCGGGGCGGTGCTGCTGGACTGCGGCGGGAGCCCCATCCAAAAGCTCTTGCTGGCCGCCGTCGATCCCATGGCGCTGGACCGGGTCATCATTACCCACTTGCACGTGGACCATTGCTATGGGCTGCCGTCACTGATCCGGAACCTCAGCCTGCTCGGCCGCCGTGCGCCGCTACGCATCGCGTGCCGCGAGGAGCATGCCGAGCCCATTCGCACCCTCCTCGGCGTGTTCCGGCTGCTCGGGCGCGCCGATTCGTTCCCCATCGAGATCGAGCCCGTCTCGGCCATCGAGCGCGCGGCCGTCGGGGTGACCGGCCCCTTCACGATCACGACGTCGCCCAACGCCCATGGCGCCATGCCCAACCTTGCGGTGCGCATCGACGCCGCGGGCGGACCCTCGGTCGTGTACTCCTCCGATACCGAACCCTGCGCGGCGGTGGCCGACCTGGCGCGCCATGCCGACACCCTGATCCACGACGCGACGTTCGCGGAGGGCGAGGCCCGGCACGGCGTCCATTCGACGGCGGCGCAGGCGGGTGAGGTCGCGGCCCGAGCCGGGGTTCGGCGCCTGATCCTTGCCCACATCGGCTTCCCTCACCACGAGGCGCTCGCCGAGCTGGCCACCGAGGCCCGCGGCCGCTTCGACGGCGAGGTGGAGGTCGCGGAGGAGTTCGTGCCCTATCCGCTATGA
- a CDS encoding DNA methyltransferase, protein MTVYESRDGRSRLLRADARRLSGVGPGEVGVIVTSPPYLVKGRGLTSAERYARRLAVDFGREWKRVLRPDGDCWLVLGDRHDGREWMGIDGLLTRWMRRTGWTLQAKGCWAQIGSRERWDHRINHVLRFRKMGAHPVRPRSTTLAWMLPLPRSHTDSRWDATPKAVIRRVLAVSARRGAVLDPFIGAGTVALVAERLGRPWIGVERDPHMAALVARRLRMRRVRRSARASFGRDPRRKTSSGSRRTASGSSRSRSRRR, encoded by the coding sequence ATGACCGTCTACGAGAGCCGTGACGGGCGGAGCCGGCTGCTGCGGGCCGATGCGCGCCGCCTGTCGGGCGTCGGGCCGGGCGAGGTGGGGGTGATCGTGACCTCGCCGCCCTATCTCGTGAAGGGGCGTGGGCTCACGTCCGCCGAGCGCTACGCCCGCCGGCTCGCCGTGGACTTCGGTCGCGAGTGGAAGCGGGTACTGAGGCCCGACGGCGATTGCTGGTTGGTGCTGGGCGATCGCCACGACGGCCGGGAGTGGATGGGGATCGACGGCCTGCTCACGCGCTGGATGCGCCGCACCGGCTGGACGCTGCAGGCCAAGGGCTGCTGGGCGCAGATCGGCTCCCGCGAACGCTGGGACCACCGCATCAACCATGTGCTCCGCTTCCGCAAGATGGGCGCGCACCCCGTCCGCCCGCGCTCCACCACGCTGGCCTGGATGCTGCCGTTGCCGCGCTCGCACACGGACAGCCGGTGGGACGCCACGCCGAAGGCGGTGATCCGGAGGGTACTGGCCGTGAGCGCCCGGCGCGGCGCGGTCCTCGACCCCTTCATCGGAGCAGGGACGGTGGCGCTGGTGGCGGAGCGGCTGGGACGGCCGTGGATCGGGGTCGAGCGCGATCCTCACATGGCCGCGCTGGTGGCGCGGCGGCTGCGAATGCGCCGGGTCAGGAGATCCGCTCGCGCATCTTTCGGACGAGATCCTCGTAGGAAGACCTCGTCAGGAAGCCGTCGAACTGCGAGCGGTAGCTCGAGGTCACGCTCACGTCGTCGATGA
- a CDS encoding ABC transporter substrate-binding protein: MRMLVALALVLMALWGAAHVSADSVTDRLRPEIERVIQALEDPVLKPSAKVTERRQAVREITGPLFDWAEMARRTLGRHWEARTEAERAEFAALFRELVERAFMAKIERYRGEKIVFTGESVNGDLATVRMRVLAPGAEVAIDYRLVAQGDRWLIYDVVIDDVSVTSSYRSQFDGFLTRSSYEDLVRKMRERIS, encoded by the coding sequence ATGCGAATGCTCGTCGCGCTCGCGCTGGTCCTCATGGCCCTCTGGGGGGCCGCCCACGTCTCCGCCGATTCCGTCACCGACCGGCTGCGGCCAGAGATCGAGCGCGTGATCCAGGCGCTCGAGGATCCGGTGCTCAAGCCCAGCGCCAAGGTCACCGAGCGTCGCCAGGCGGTGCGCGAGATCACGGGCCCGCTGTTCGACTGGGCCGAGATGGCGCGCCGGACGCTGGGGCGCCACTGGGAGGCGCGGACCGAGGCCGAGCGGGCCGAGTTCGCCGCCCTGTTCCGCGAGCTGGTCGAGCGCGCCTTCATGGCGAAGATCGAGCGCTACCGCGGCGAGAAGATCGTCTTCACGGGCGAGTCGGTGAACGGCGACCTGGCGACGGTGCGGATGCGCGTGCTCGCCCCCGGGGCGGAGGTCGCCATCGACTACCGCCTCGTCGCGCAGGGTGACCGCTGGCTGATCTACGACGTGGTCATCGACGACGTGAGCGTGACCTCGAGCTACCGCTCGCAGTTCGACGGCTTCCTGACGAGGTCTTCCTACGAGGATCTCGTCCGAAAGATGCGCGAGCGGATCTCCTGA